Proteins co-encoded in one Nematostella vectensis chromosome 15, jaNemVect1.1, whole genome shotgun sequence genomic window:
- the LOC116609464 gene encoding alpha-1B adrenergic receptor, with protein sequence MFSNNTTTDTVCGGYLVSIGVLKSNEFVYPDMYTNITVSLLFMVAGTLLNFIVILAIATTPSLKTPSNILILGLALADLGASFCPGVTGLVFKVSIYKDLEDIFCPSGVVLEVSVYFFFSVSFLTLCCTSLERYLLLLLHLRYNEVVTNFRICIVLVVIWIFAAVFTILRMFYPNTAINAFFTTAILLGFAVTIFCFGQTLRIVRKHRTQIQAQNQQSLESMKTFKKSVLTMLYIHLLFLVCYSPVMVVLAVAAAVGSSRGNSVIGSKIPVAFSFFSALMMLANSLLNPILYFWRLAAIRQSAIRSLERLCKIG encoded by the coding sequence ATGTTTTCCAATAACACAACAACAGATACCGTCTGCGGTGGCTACCTTGTTTCCATAGGGGTACTGAAGAGCAACGAGTTCGTGTATCCCGACATGTACACAAATATTACAGTCTCTCTGCTCTTCATGGTGGCAGGGACACTCCTCAACTTTATAGTAATCCTCGCCATCGCGACAACTCCTTCCTTGAAGACTCCTTCAAATATTTTGATACTCGGTCTAGCCCTAGCAGATCTGGGAGCCAGTTTTTGCCCTGGAGTAACAGGATTGGTCTTCAAAGTCTCCATTTATAAAGACTTAGAGGATATATTTTGCCCTTCGGGGGTAGTCTTAGAGGTGTCGGTGTACTTTTTCTTCTCAGTGTCTTTTCTGACGCTGTGTTGTACATCACTTGAAAGATACCTTTTGCTTTTACTGCATCTCCGCTACAACGAGGTGGTCACAAATTTCCGTATTTGTATAGTACTTGTTGTTATTTGGATCTTTGCTGCTGTTTTTACAATATTGAGGatgttctatccaaatactgCCATAAACGCTTTTTTCACTACAGCTATATTACTAGGATTCGCCGTTACCATCTTCTGCTTTGGACAAACTCTTCGGATAGTGCGTAAACACCGTACCCAAATCCAAGCCCAAAACCAGCAATCCCTTGAAAGCATGAAGACATTCAAAAAATCCGTGCTGACAATGCTCTACATTCACTTGTTGTTTTTAGTGTGTTACTCTCCGGTGATGGTTGTCCTAGCAGTTGCGGCAGCAGTAGGTTCATCGAGAGGGAACTCTGTGATCGGCTCAAAAATCCCAGTTGCTTTTTCGTTTTTCAGTGCTTTAATGATGTTAGCTAACTCGTTGCTAAATCCAATTCTCTACTTTTGGAGACTTGCTGCAATAAGGCAGTCAGCAATCCGAAGTTTAGAGAGACTGTGTAAAATCGGGTGA